The Paramormyrops kingsleyae isolate MSU_618 chromosome 23, PKINGS_0.4, whole genome shotgun sequence sequence AGTCCGCCCTGAACCCGCACAAAGAGGAGAACCAACCACACAGCTTTTGACAGAACCTGCATGTACTAAAGGCCAAAAGTCTTTGCAAACCTCAGCAAAACGCACATAAACAGAAACTGCAGCCTAAACAATAAGACATGAAATCATCTTTGTAAAGAAGGCATCCCTAGTAGGCGTAACCTCAAGAGTTTCTAGTGTAAGAAGCATACTTTTAAATTCTATGAGTTGCCACAGTGCTACCTGTTGGCCAAAGTTAGTTCTGCAGGGTGATGATTTGACTGCTTAGTGTGCTTATTTCTGCGAAGAACCAACACTAAGACTTTAAGGATGCGTTAAAAATTGCCCACTGACGGCAGTACATACTGAAATTCCTGAAGTCTAATATTTGACCGTTAATGTAGTACATACTATATGCACAATATACAGGAGAGCAGTATGTATGCATAAGGACGTACCGCGGTCGCCATCTTTCATATTACCTCACCCGGATGTTTACTAATGACACACACTAGATTCaaaaactgttaaaaaccatcaatgaaaaaatattcatattcagGTCAACTTATGCAACGGTACTGTTTGTACAGAAACGGCACTTCCTCCACCATCTTGACACAAATTTCTGAGCAAGAAACAATCTTTGTCTCTGGATGCCGCTCCAGTGGCCTTGTGGGACAGCACAGCCGCCATCGTTTACTTAGGAATTTCACAGAATGTAGTTACATCATCCAGGTATCGTTCGCTTACTgcctcatccatactgaggattccTACATTCCACTCACTACTACACAGTAAAGTATGACATTTCAGATGTACCCTAAGATTTGGTAGGAACAAACAGGcaaggtcacatgacatgcAGCAAAGCCATACCCTCCTCCATCTGTAATGTCTCGAAACAGGGAGTTCTCCATGTGTCCGTAACAGAGGCAGCAGAGCAAGGCAGACACCACAGAGCCCTGTGGAATCCCGCGGCACTGCCGGAACATTCTAGAAACGTTAAAAGCGATGAATGTGGAGACGCACGAGAACCGCCACCTCCAGCACCCAGGAAGGTGATATTTGAGAAAATGGACTTACTTCTTTCCAAACTGAATGACGTAGTTAGCCAACATCTGCTTGAAGAATTCAAAGACGTCTTTACCATATGTGTCGAGTGAGTATCGCtgggaaaaaatacatttaaactgTAAGAACTTCTGTACCTttcaataatatatttctaGAAACTTCTAGCATTATTAAAATTATCCAGCATCAGAACTAAGCTGCTTCATTTATGCGCCACAGTCGGTGAGCTTAACATTAAACCTTTAAACCCTTCAAACAAGAATGGATTCTGTCTGCGTGTTCAATTAATTTGGGAGATATTAAGTGGGCACTGAAAGTACGAAAAAACTTTAATTAACCAAGGTGTTGCTAGCCACAAGCTATGTGTCATCTGGGAGAGACCCCAGGCTCACAGAAAAGTACAGTATTAGTGCTTGatgatggacagatggatggatggatggatgttccaATAGAATGGGGAAGCCCGTTTGGCTCCATGTTTCCTCTCACCTGCTCTATAAGAATGGAGTCGTGAATCTTGCTATTCTGCTGAATCGTCATCATGAAGCCCCTCACCGTGGTGTCCGTCTCGCCCCATTTCTCTACCTACCACAGAGATGCATTTATCTTTTATTTAGAAGATGCCTTTATCCTAAGTACAAGTGAGGCTCACAGAGCATTGTCAGCTGGCGTTCCTGCAGCGAATTGAGGTTAAGAGcattgctcaagagcccaatgatgacatcactctgtcagccaggggatttgaaccagcaaactTCCGATCACAGGAATAGAGTCCTAAGCAGCAGTGTAACTCACTACTCCAAAACCCACAAAGATCCCAACATTTAACAACCACCAAATGCATTAATCTACACACAAATTTAAAATTTCCACCCCGTTAATAAAACCATACCAACAGCTCACCCGTCTTCGGAATGCCCTCTTCATGCTGTCGTTGGCCTCGGACCACACCTGGGCCCACCAGCGAATGACAAAGGCTTCGTTCCATATGGGGAAGAGCACCTCCGTGACGACCTGCAGCAGCTTGTCGTGGGGCAGGCTGTCATAGGCACCGCTAACGTCCACCTAGTCAGGGCACGCATTAACAGACGCACAAGTTTCCAAATGCATCTTTCATATGCATCGCCATTGGCTCACATTAATGCCATTCAATTCCGTAATATCACCTTCACGAaatagagggggcggggcttctcCTTATGGAGGGCCGTGAACGGGCCCAATGTCTGGTGGATGTCGCGAACGCCAAACACCGTGGAGCCAAGGAGTGTCGGTCTTTTCTGGACGCAAAACCGCAGGAAGTCATGCAAGTCCTTGATTCGAGACTGAAAGAGCTTCGAGACAGAGACCATAAAACATCACTCGTCTGAAACccatacagtaaataaaaaagATTTATACCAGTGACCAAGCTGCATGTAGGTTAAAGGTTAAAGCAAAGAGGTTGACTGTGCATTTTAGCGTCAATAAAGTGGTTGGTTTCACAGAAGCAGGGTTgtggccattccggaatgcattcatcaattccaatccaattCAGGAagtggaactggagttggaattaaaatctccctgaaattcgaaTTCAGAAGTACAGATGACATCAGGCAGAACGTGGCCATTAGGCAGGGCTGAGACATGACAACAGTAAGGTGCAGAATGGAACAGacagtggttagggttagggttaggcagCACAAAGCTGGGAGCCACAGTACTGACCCATCCTAAGGTTACAGGAAACATTCAAAAGCTACCAGTACAAGTGGGCAACTTGGAGACTCGTACCCACGTCCGGCTGTCTGCCTTCGCCATCCTGGCAATGGGTCTCATGCCCCCAGGCTTGGGAATGAAGCGCAGGCGGGACACCACCGTAGCTTTAGGGAGACGCTGCTGGGGCAGGAGTTCCCACTGACTCCTCAGGATGTGCTTCCTAACGGACGGAGACGGCCAACATTCGTACCCCGGGGCTGACAGAAAAGCTGAAACCAGCATAATTTTCAACCCATCATAGCTTGTTTTGCATTCATCTACTTACCAGTTTTGTCTTTCTGCAGCAGTCTGGGTTAACTACTGTACATTgttctacagcagtgtttcccaagctgCTAAAGAGCTGGGCGGGAGCGAAAATGTGTATCGTCTGGCAaagagctcagagggagcaaaaacatggacctaCCAGGGGCTAAGAGGAAGCAAAAGTTTGGTGTAACTGTGGGTCACTGAGGACTGgaatgggaaacactgttctacaGCATTAAAGAAGGGATTCTAAGTTTCTGAGGCCGGTTGCATGAGTTAAGATCTCCTTAAAATAAAgtcggttgcacaaaacacccttAAGTCTTCTCCTTAAGGTTTCGTTAAAATCTTTATTTAAGTATTTAAGTTTTTCCCCTTATCTTGGTCTTACACTTAAGGAATCCCTTAAAGGTCCCTTAATGGTTGCACAAAACATCTTAACAACCAAAGTAAGGTATAAAAACTTAAATCACATTCTTGTTTTAATTATGGTCACGTAAAAAACCTTCATCAGGCTATATTCTCCTCAACATTTCTGTCAATGAAATTTAACACTGGAGGCGATAACAGGTATCAGGAGCAGGCGTGAGGGCAAACAAACACAGTCTCCATGGAAACTGCACAATTTCACTTAATTGTCAtacttaaggtgttttgtgcaactgGCTCCTGGTCCTTAAACAGTACGCCGCCTCTCGGACACATTCCATGTTTTCGACATGAAAAAGCACTAATTTCTGAATAGGATGAAGGAAATTGAGGTATGAAGATGGAACGGCGACACGGGTGAGGCCTGCAGTTGCAGGGGCCGCCTCTGAGGCAGAGAGACCTACCCAAACGCCAGATCCTGGAGTTTCACCCAAACATGCTCCCGATAGAAGCGCAGGGCATTCTTCTGGCCGGCACTCTCAGTGACGTAGAACAGGGCCCGCACCAGGCCCATCACGAAGCGGTCCAGCAGCCAGGCCAGGAACCGGCTCAGGAGGTGCTCCCGGTATCGGTGCTCGCTGGCAGGGCAGCGACCTGAAATGGGGAAAGGAGGAGGGATGAGGAGCTGTAGGACACACTCACGGTGGATAGGTGGGGTTGAGTGGGAGGCGCCTTACCGGTCTTGCTGAGCTTGGGCCAATCACAGTCATTCACCCTCATCTTCCAcaggagctgagagagagacagccgGTCGAACTTCCCCATGGACAGGAAACGCTTCACACGCAGCAGGAAGTGGACCCGGTTGTGGGCAGATCCCCAGAACTCCTCGGGGACGACCCGATGGAGGCACTCCCGGACGAAGAGGTAAACCTGACGGGGAGTGCTGTGGCGGGTCAGGAGGACGGTGACATCAGCATCGGTGTCTCCCACCGGACACGTCCGTCGCAAGAGCTGGATGTAGGGACAGCCGCGGTGTCGACGGAGGAGCGCGGCGAAGAGGCCCACCATGCCGTGGAACCGCACCGGCAGCCTCCGGGGCTTCCTCTCGGTGCTGCTCCCAAACACTGGGCCTTCAAAGAACACCAGCCGCACCAAGTCCCGCCCCTGGAGGCGCCGAGGCACCGCAGCCCCCACCCTCAACTTCCTGTTCAGCAGGAAGTTCCCCAGGCCACGCCCTCCGTACAGCAGCCCCAGCGCGCGGAAGAAGCAGTCGGTGGGCCTCAGCAGCGGTAATTTTCTCCCAGAAGGACCGTCCCCCTGGAAGGTGGTAGGCAATCTcggccccctggtggctgtgGGTTTAAATCCCGTGACTTCCAACCTCACCCGCTTGGAGAGCGGCTCCTTGTCCTCCTGGGCCTCCCCTTCTCCAGCTTCCTCCCCTCTGCTGCGCCTTCGCTTCCTCGCCCTCCTCctactcctcctcctctccctcatcCTCTGGTCCCCTGCCGCCTGCCCCAGTCTCGGCTTTGCGGCTCCATGAGCGGATCTAAACCTGCTGAGCTGAAATGCAGAGCCTGGCCCAGCAGGGACGCAGTCATAAAAAGGAGGGCCGCACACCTGTAACAGGCAGCTAGGGGGCACTGTGGTGAAGACAGTACAGCTCTCCAGCACGTATCTGGTCAAGTCTGTGCCCAGCCTACTGTGCAGCTTCTTCCAGAAGTCGCTATGGTAGACATAGGCGGCGCTCAAGGAGATGTTGCCATGGAACTTCAGCACGTCAGCGTCCATCTGCTTGCCCTCATAGAGGGAATAGCCTTGAGACAAGAcgttcttcctcctcctcctcttcaggGTATTCAGCACTAAAGCCAGCAGCTCTGCCAGCGTAATGACCTGCACAACGGGATTGAGAGACGACGGCTGAATGGGACAGGATACGTGCGAGAGATATGAGAATACGGGTATAACAGCCATTGCAAAACGAAGAGGTAGTAGCacgtaattttattttatattccaTGCAAGTGAGCGTCACCCTAAATCATATACATCGTTCACGTCGCATCATCCATTagtaatataacaaaataaatcatCCATGTAATATTGCTATTCGTATTTATACTCTTCAATGgtatattttttacatatatacatCATAAGAGCATGCATATGTTTTCCAACTTTTAGTTTGAATACTTAATAAATAGAATTGTTGCATTACGTATGtgttatattaattatttagcagattCGTTGCTTGGAAATTCTCTCCCTCTGCATCCACTTTAATCCTGGGTAAACTGACCTGGGTGCAGCTGGGGACTTGCTGCAAAACCCTGTCCGAGCAGATCAGCAGTCCCTCGATAAATAACGTGTAGCGCGCGCTGTCCGACGGCTCCACCAGCAACACCTTCCTTCCCTCCTTGAACACTATAGTGTCCGAGAACTCCTGGGCCGTCCGCACGATCGGATAAACGGAGCGAATTAAGCGAAGGACCCGGGTCACATCACTGTTTGCCATGTTTGTGTTAAGTTAATTTAACAGATTTGTAGGATGACATCCTGCACGTTCCGCCAGTTCACTAAAACGTGTATTTCAGTGAAGGACCGGCAAACCGCTCCACATTTCTACCAATGAAAGGGCGTATACACCTACCAATCAAAATCCACTATTCAGCTGGTAGGCGGGTTGCAAAAACGGCGAGGGAAACTTTGCATCGCGGGAAATACCGGCTGTCAATCAACTCATACGAGCCAATAAAACAACGAAGGGGCGATGATCATAAGATCAACAGCGTTCACGCCGGTATTCCTCTGATTCATGATGTGAGAAACACACAACTACGTGCGCCAAAATTACGGCTTTTCCAACACCCGAATTCACTTATGTTATGAAGAGTCCAAAAAAGGCATGTAATGGCTAGAACGCATCAAGGGTTCAAGGGTTTTATATGTCACATTCAAGATATAGTCAGACTATAACCTGCAGTTGAAAGGCAAGGTGGCCAACTCCACCATATAAAGACAGCAGAAAGTAACGACATGCTAATGAATGGACATAAAAAATGAAAGTTATATGGAAAATGGCTATActgaaagcaaaaataaaaaacaaaagttaTACTGTACAATAAATGGTCCTGAGATATGCAGGACAGCTCGTATAAAGTACAAGCTGCAGGAGGGGATGTGAATTCAGGTGTCAGCCAGGAATTAAGCAGTCTGATGGCTTGAGGGTAGAAGTTGAGCCTCtcagctctcactgggacaCAGGAAGCGCTTACCTGACCTCAGCCTGGTGAAAATGTCACTGCATGAGTGGGACGTGTCCCTGCAGATTTTGGCAGCTCTGCTCCTGTATCTTCAGAGGTAAATATCTTACAATAAGCTGAACATTCCACCCTCTGCAGAGCTTTGTGGTCCAGGGCAGAGATTCCCATGGTGAGGATGTTCTCTAATGATCCCAAGTAGAAGGCTAAGAATGGCTGGTAAGACCTAACTTTACCACACAACATTAACTAGCTTAGTCTTAGAGATGAAACAAGAATGCCATCCTTAACCATCTGTTTTGAGTTTCAATTGTTTTACTTAATTTGTGTTAAACGTAACTACTTCCTACTTGCTGATCACTTTTAATTACCTTATTTCTTAATCCTTACTGGTGTGTATGATGTGCATGATTTCAGAGAAACATCAACACTTAATGTTTAGGTAATTTATTCTTAAAATGTATTACAATACAAAATAGATACACAAAACAAAGCCTTCTTTATGGAGTCCATGCATCACACAACCAGCATGTCTGCAGGTGGGGGTCTGAGAGGGATCTCCCCCAATGTGAACCTTTTCCCTGCAAACTCCTTCAGCTCCTCCGCCGTAAGCTCACTCTGCGGCGTGTAGAGTTTCCCCGTCATGCTCACAGCGCCACCTACTGTCGGCGCTGGCCCCTTCGCACCGATCGTGCCACTGGGCTGTGCGAAGGAGCTGTCCCCCTTGGAGACAAACACGTTCCCGACCGAGGGCAGCGAGAAGGAGAACTCAGAGACATTAACAGCTCCGCCAATACCGGTGGGCTTCTCCTTGTCAGTCAGAACGGGAGCGGCGAAGGAGAAGGAGGAAGCAGAGGGGGCGGTGGACGGGCCGCTGTCCGAAAACCCGAACCCGGTCGGTGCCAGACTTGTGGCCCCGAAGCCTGATGGGCTTCTCTGCGTGTCTGCAGACCCGAAGCCGCTGCTGGAAGCTTTGAAACTGAAGCTGTTGATGTCTGAACTGACAGCTCCAAAGCCTGCTGGGAAAATAATGCAGAAACGTATCAGCATCTGCTCATTCCTGTCAGTACACGCATACAGAGATGACACGCCCAGAATCCTGTTCAACCTCTGCATTAAATCATTCCAAACAAAACAGAGAGATGCAAGCCTTACCTGCTTTTGTGAAGGTTGGTGCTGTAGAAGCAAAACTCACTGATGATGGCTGAGGATCTGGGTTGTTTAATTCTGATatctatttaaaaatgtgaGTACATAAGAACCCATGATCTTATAAACACTTTCCTTTTAGCTGCTTCAAACCCACTTCCACACCATCCATCCTCTATACCTGtgctattcagggtcatggcaGAGCAGAGTATTTCCCAGAAGCTTCATCTGACCAATGTTAAAAACTGGATTTCAGACCataatgtacagtactgtgcaaaagtcttaagcagtcataataaatatttaaataatcttCATGTTGTTTAAAACTTTGATGTCATGTCTGCCGAAACATGTCAGCTtcgccatttcaaaacctctcctagtcaccccagtatttacaGCAACTGTCcaatacacttttttttttctttactcaaccactagcacacctcataaGGCTAATCAGtacctcactgactttttaagCTATTTAAATCAATTAAGTGAACTTGTGATCAAATTTAACAAACACAgagaatggctggggtgcccctgaagagaggtttgggaactgaaacggtgttcatctagccagcCAACGAGAGAACAACAATTTTTTAAAGAACAGAAgatttttttgttagtttttttgtgtttttcttaatATGCAATTATTCTGAtattaaactgtgttttttgttctgggcAAAGATGTATATTTACTACCCAGATAgatcattttaaacaattcctttgactgcttaagacttttgtacagtactgtacatctaCTCATCCAATTGTTCTAGTACTGAATGCCGATCCATACATAGGACTTACCAGCTGGGCACGTGAGTCTGAATTCAAGATCTTTAGTTCCTGCACTCTGTTACTCCACTGGCTGAACAGCTGTTGCACGGAGGCGGCCTGAAATGCACCCGCATGACACACTCATTCTGACAAACGGTCAGACCGTAGAGCTTCCTATAGGTCACTGCATGCGAGCGGAATAAAACTGGCATGAGTGTGTCAATAAATGTGCCGAACATTATTATGACAGACAAAAATGGTACATAGTGAGAACACCATTATTACTCAGGCATGTAGACAACACACAGAAGTACTTTTCAACTGTGTTTAGTATTTACTGCATATCCACCTGCAGAATTATCCATGGACCATTCGTTAAGTAGTCAGCATACATCTTAAACACCATGAAACCGCATGTCTGGTTTCATGTGACCTCAGTGAGGATAAGTTTTGTAGACCTCCATGTGTGGTTCTGGAAAGACGCTGTGATGTCATGCAGCATGGAGCAAACCCAAGCGTTTTAAATTTATAGGTGAAACAGTGGCTCTTACATAGGTCTGCAGGCTTCCTGATTCTCTGCATTTGTAATATTCCAGCCTTAACTCATCTGGAGACAACTCCGAAAAACCtggaggggggggaaaaaataacattcaAATCACTCTGTCAATCGTCCTACGCTATGACTACTACTTTTGTCCTTGTACTTATGAAAAACATGCACAACAAACCAATtttataaataacaaataaacagACACAAATGACATTTTGCCAGTGATTAGACTGATCATGCTTTTAGCAGATACCAGAGATGGAAGCTTTTTGAGCTGAATAACAGGAAAGTGGCCACTGCCCAGAGCTTTCCCAGCTTTCCATATCCTTCTTGATAGTCTCCCTTTGAACACAAAACATACAGAACTTCAATTATAGTAATCCTGAAAAGGCCTCTGCATAATTAAATACTGCACATATATAATAGAATGAAAGCACTGGGTTTAAGAGAACTTAAATTGCATGTAGGCCTCATTGGATAGAGATCATGGAAATTCAATTTAATCTTATAACCTAATAATTTCTTATTATTCAATAAAGTTGCTATCCGCTGATATTTtatgggagggaggaaaaatgtgTCGTAGGTAACAGAAATGAACTTACAAGAGTTTATCGTTCTCATCTTGACCACTGTGATCAAAGGTCTGTTGGGTGTCCAGGGCAGTGAAGCGGTTATGAGCAGTGAAGCTAAAACCGGAGGCCTTTATGTCCCGCTCTCCTCCACCACCGCCGCCACCACCTCCTCTCCCCCAGTCATTACCCCCCCTGGCAAAGGAGGGAGGTGCAACATAGTCTCGTCCAGACCTTTGTGAAGGGTTCACCCACACTTTGTTTCCATAGCCTAAGAGAAAAACAATgacagttaactgcattttcatCGTATTGCTAATGTGAAGCCTCGTTTTGCGCTGGGTCATATTTCTACAAGTACACGCTGACCTGGATTAACGTGGTTggtaaataaaacatgaaatccACCGTCACTGTCATTACAGATAGTAACAAGGCCGCAACAAACTGCTATTTCCCAACAGCATACACGTAACAGTATAAATTAACAATATAAAGGCTTGACTGCTTCCCCACCTCTTAATATAGGAACACGCCATTATTGTACGAAAATTATTCCCGTTATCCGAAAATCACCGAAAAACAAATTTATGCACATTTACGCCGGTAATCACAGTAATTATATCAGTAACTGTAGAATCATAACAGCAGTAATAACAACAAACAAGTCTTAGCGGATATTTACGGTAATAATCCAGTTAAGGGACATGTTAGGATCTACGTGATTTATCAGCGTAGATATAACTATTTTGACAATTTTCAAGTAATAACAACGAAGATTGGTGAAATGTGCACCTCCGCCTCGGTAACTGCTGGACTGCTGACCACGGTTGTTGTTGTAACCACCGCCGCCGCTTTGTGGGTGTTCATTCCAGCATCTCTCTCCATACCGACACCggccttgtaaaaaaaaattacaaactGTCATTTTGTGATAAGATGTAAGAACGACAAATCTCGACTTTCCAGCTTTTCAAAAAATTAAGGCAGGCCCGGTGCGAGCCGCCATGTTACTACGTCATCATTATAGCATCTGATGTTTATGGTGGCCGTGACTGGCCAAAATGCACCGCAAACCCGATAGAAAGCGAACATCTAAAACGCTTGAAGTAAACGAAAGCCGGGACTACACTTCGAGCACCATCGCTAATAAATCCGTGACAAGAGCTCACGATTAACCATGAAGACGCAACCGATTACAAACTGATAAATCAGAAATTGTTGGCTAAAATGCCATACCAAACATAAATCACTGCATTGCTACTTACGGGGCGGGAACATGCATGTGGGACTCCTGGCGAAACATAACGATTTACGTTCGATACTCACTAATAGGCAACTTATTACAAGGGCAAACTATACACTGCCTAATGCTGATGCTAGGAAAAACTGTCTGGTTTGAACGAACATAATTGTTTTAGGGAGACCAAAAGTGTACCTGAAGCAATCAATTTCATCCCTTCCCACCAGCAGTGGCTAATTTTCAAtgatatttttattgaacaatcGAACAAtcaatatgaaatataaacatacatGCATAGCCTACATACAACGTGGTATTGGTAACAATTACCTTAGATTCTAAGGCTTATAAgatataaaaacctgtgacaAAACCAAGACGCAAAGTTTTCGTCTCAAACAtaaatttatttacaaaaatctgAGCAAACTGTTCAGCATAAAACCTGCTAAGTCCATTTTTAGgctttttataattattctCACGAAGAAAGTAATGAACAAGAATATTAACAAAGCTCTTTTAAGTGCATTTGGCACAATGTTGGTAAAATGGAAACATGATGCAGTTGCGACTCTCACAATGagggcatatactgtatatattaatgCATTGTACAAAAATTCTAAATCACTAAACAGGTCAAATAAAATTTTGAAAATCGCCCTTTCAGAGGAgactcagaaaaaaaatatttgcaacCTGTGTCcaaaacccaaaaatattcttCCGTGACATTCTGGGGGCAAAGCTGTTATAACCTAAATACAGAAACCGGATTCATCTCGGTCCTCTAAACAGGGCCCCTTGTACGAATACTTTCCTGAATCCCAATTTAACTATTAAATAAACACCTACATACAAAACAGCACAGCAAATGATTTGTGCATAATGGAACCTGTGATTGAAAAAAACGCAaaaatgtttttgcatttttggcaTGTCTTTGTTGGGGAGGGGATCTAATAGCAAAATCGGCAGTTAAGCTGACACTGACTCCTTCCACCACactgaagtgggggggggggggggaggcctcCAGCTACACCGTGGAAGTTGAGGGCACGTCTCCTGCTGGGGTCTGGGTGCCAGTGTCCTCCTCGTTGGCCCCACAGATGTCCACCACACAGATGAGGCAGCTGGTAACTGGGAAGGCCCGCACCTTACTGCAAGCCACCCACTTGTCCGTCTCGGTGTAATATTCCAGGATGTGCGCTAGGCGTCCCACTCCCTGGAAGCCGGCCAGCACGTAGATGACCGATCCGACGGCGGCACACTTCACCGTCACGCCCTTCCACGGCATTGGTGAGGCCGGCCGCCACTCGTTACTGCTGATGTCATAGTACTCCACGGAGTCCAGGCCCCCTGCAACATTACGGGGAAAACAGCCACATAATGGACACGCTCTCACTCATGACCAGTTTATTGGTCGTTAATAACCAACCAGGAAATACTCGATGGACACGCCCTCTTACTCATGACCAGTTTATTGGTCATTAATAACCAACCAATCTTGCCTGCATTAACCAGAGATTATTCTTGCATGTCTTGGTACTGTGGGAGGAGACCCACACATATTCGAACCCCACACTCAAACACAGAGCTCAGGCTGGGATCAGACCCACGACGGTGGGGGAGGCCACAGTGCCTTTAAAGCTTCAGGAGACAGACAGCTTGTTCAGGTGTGAAATCTACTGCAATCGAGAGCTCCCTGTTTTAGGTTACGCATTTCGATTGAGTGAGACTCAGCAGGAGCATCGGTCCCGTACCCATGCCGTTCTGTCCTCCCACTGCGTAAATTCTGTCGTTGACAAACACCAGGCCATGGTTCTTCCTCGGTTCCCTCATGGCACAGAGATCCCTCCACCTGAAAAGGCAGCAAACCAAAGTTTGGACTTAACATGGAGCTGCCCAAGTTTAAAGCTTAAACAACACAGCCGTCACACAGTAAGATCCACGTGGTTGGAG is a genomic window containing:
- the LOC140577592 gene encoding telomerase reverse transcriptase-like isoform X3, whose translation is MANSDVTRVLRLIRSVYPIVRTAQEFSDTIVFKEGRKVLLVEPSDSARYTLFIEGLLICSDRVLQQVPSCTQVITLAELLALVLNTLKRRRRKNVLSQGYSLYEGKQMDADVLKFHGNISLSAAYVYHSDFWKKLHSRLGTDLTRYVLESCTVFTTVPPSCLLQVCGPPFYDCVPAGPGSAFQLSRFRSAHGAAKPRLGQAAGDQRMRERRRSRRRARKRRRSRGEEAGEGEAQEDKEPLSKRVRLEVTGFKPTATRGPRLPTTFQGDGPSGRKLPLLRPTDCFFRALGLLYGGRGLGNFLLNRKLRVGAAVPRRLQGRDLVRLVFFEGPVFGSSTERKPRRLPVRFHGMVGLFAALLRRHRGCPYIQLLRRTCPVGDTDADVTVLLTRHSTPRQVYLFVRECLHRVVPEEFWGSAHNRVHFLLRVKRFLSMGKFDRLSLSQLLWKMRVNDCDWPKLSKTGRCPASEHRYREHLLSRFLAWLLDRFVMGLVRALFYVTESAGQKNALRFYREHVWVKLQDLAFGKHILRSQWELLPQQRLPKATVVSRLRFIPKPGGMRPIARMAKADSRTWLFQSRIKDLHDFLRFCVQKRPTLLGSTVFGVRDIHQTLGPFTALHKEKPRPLYFVKVDVSGAYDSLPHDKLLQVVTEVLFPIWNEAFVIRWWAQVWSEANDSMKRAFRRRVEKWGETDTTVRGFMMTIQQNSKIHDSILIEQRYSLDTYGKDVFEFFKQMLANYVIQFGKKMFRQCRGIPQGSVVSALLCCLCYGHMENSLFRDITDGGGCLLRLVDDFLLITPEFDKAQMFLKSLLAGVPEYGCFANPTKVAVNFPVDDMEGIPSVRQLPFQCLFPWCGLLLDTDNLDVYNDYSSYAGLSLRSSLTLGSSPFPGQHMKRKLLSILKLKCLPMFLDLKMNSLQAVYLNIYKILLLQAHRLDAACHLTHSVSASEAGGPSSATRLAPWASPSVTSSALGSCSPLLQIPCLRAELALRPEGQEQPTFLRSHDLEHGEALQPADQEK